The following DNA comes from Pontibacillus halophilus JSM 076056 = DSM 19796.
AGAGCCAGCTGATTTAGTGGTCGATATTGAATGTACAAGAACGATTGTGAACAATCAGGCGACACTTCTTTATCGTGCAGATATTACAAACGTAGGAGGATCACCTGCCACTGATGTACAGGTAACAGACTTAATCCTTTACAATGATTTGAACGTAACGATTGGTCAAATAACGGTTACAGGGGCTGATTTACAAGTTGACCGTGCGACGTCTGGCGAAATCCGGGTATTTGGTCAGCTTGGAACACTTAATCCTGGTCAGCATGTCGTGTTCAACATCACTGCCCCTATTTCATCAATAAAGAGTGCGGGAAGTATCTCATTTAACAATAGATTAGAAGCAGTAGCTGAAGAAACTCAAGGGTCGGATAACTGTGTACTGAATGTCCCTGCAGTACGACTGAGGGGATCGAAGTGCTGTAGAATAGAAAGCTCGAATTTAATACGATATGAAATTACGCTATCTTCAATCGGAAATTCACCTGGGACGCTTGTGAATACAGAGGATAAGCTCGCGATTCCAGAAGGAGTACGGTTCCAAATTGTTGAGTTTGATAATTGCGAGCTGTTCTTTGGCAATAGTGAACAACCTGTTCCGCTGAACACCCCATTAGAGGGGGCTGAGACGTTAACGACAAGATGTGACAACGTACCCGTACCTCAATTTGGGTCATTGACAGGCAGCATTACGATTGAGGTTCTCTCTGCTGACTTTGGGGAAGTATCACGCATTATCCGCAATACGCTGAATTCTGTTGTCCCTTCTGTTCCTGATAACCAAGTATACTTAGGTGCAGAGAATATTCCGGTATCAGTGGATACAGTACTTGAGACACAACTCGTCTGTCAGAATCCATGTCCAGACAACCAGCGAACATCCTAATACCGAAGAAAGGCAGCCTTCAATAGGCTGCCTTTTCCTTATACGCTATAGTCTTTGATCTTCGTACAAGAAGGTAAACAATCGGTGTATCAATCAATGCCACAATAAATTTGAATACGTATTGAGTCGCAATCATACCAAGTAGTGTTCCTGTTGGTACCACGCCAACAAATGCGACTGTGATAAACACGGTCGTATCAATTAGTTGGCTTGTCATGGTAGAAGCATTGTTTCGTAACCAAAGTTTGGAGTCTCCGTGCTTTTCTTTCAACTTATGGAAGATGGACACGTCTAAATGTTGACTTAGTAAGTAAGAGAAGAGACTTGCAAGCATGACACGGAAGCTCCCTCCTAGAATCGCTTCAAATTCAGTTCCGAGCTCAAAATAAGGCGCGGGAGGAAGCTGTATGGAAACGAAAATGAAAAAGAGTGCTACAAGTTGGGTAAGGAACCCAGCTTTTACGGTTTGTTTTGCGACTTCCTTGCCATACACCTCACCAATCACATCCGTCAGTAGATACGTGACGACGTATACAAGGGCTGCAGCGGGGAGGATATATGGGCCGATGGAGAAGAGCTTCACACTAATAATGTTCGATAGAATTAACAATCCAACGAAAAGGGATTGTAAGTAGATTTGCATGGTTTAGCTTCCTTTCATAAGGAAGAGGATGATAACCGCCCCTCTTAACGGTTATCAATTTTCTCTGGATAGAGGTCGTGGTTC
Coding sequences within:
- a CDS encoding queuosine precursor transporter; the protein is MQIYLQSLFVGLLILSNIISVKLFSIGPYILPAAALVYVVTYLLTDVIGEVYGKEVAKQTVKAGFLTQLVALFFIFVSIQLPPAPYFELGTEFEAILGGSFRVMLASLFSYLLSQHLDVSIFHKLKEKHGDSKLWLRNNASTMTSQLIDTTVFITVAFVGVVPTGTLLGMIATQYVFKFIVALIDTPIVYLLVRRSKTIAYKEKAAY
- a CDS encoding YabP/YqfC family sporulation protein, with protein sequence MAKICSNCECLPYTALCECPTQQGITVIQPACQTLPDGSVTGNPCYRPSPENRSYWSYKVMTDNATATEAVDAFIIPICQAILDDSILVKEKVDGCGDFDNVPFQLAQTNPVFGTAPEGFQWLIVNNNGRYGKGISVEYRLEVIGNFPNGVQPISTLAGDSPLTFDCEGCYIVPQCPEPADLVVDIECTRTIVNNQATLLYRADITNVGGSPATDVQVTDLILYNDLNVTIGQITVTGADLQVDRATSGEIRVFGQLGTLNPGQHVVFNITAPISSIKSAGSISFNNRLEAVAEETQGSDNCVLNVPAVRLRGSKCCRIESSNLIRYEITLSSIGNSPGTLVNTEDKLAIPEGVRFQIVEFDNCELFFGNSEQPVPLNTPLEGAETLTTRCDNVPVPQFGSLTGSITIEVLSADFGEVSRIIRNTLNSVVPSVPDNQVYLGAENIPVSVDTVLETQLVCQNPCPDNQRTS